AAAGATTTTCATAAGACTGCGTATAAATTACTCAGTAAAACTATTATCGATTCGATTGCGATTCAACTCGTGGATCAAGTTGGCTGGCCCATTCACTTTGGGAGGGGTAAATCAATTATACTCTTActgcatatcagacagaaaAAATAGCCGGTGATTATGCTCGGCGTCTTATTCGTGATGTGGCGATcatcatgacgagagcgttcacacctcccaATCGAGCGGAATATGACTTGCTTTTTATGCAAATCAAAGGCGACATCtgggtttttattccaccccattcaagaagaggtgtCGATCTATTTTCCGTGTTGAGCggctttgctaaaagagcaattcACTTTTTCTCATGAGCACTGTGGCACCCGAAGTgctccaaatgggaaaaggtttattatcagatgttttagaggggaaacgacttcgcgaatcattaagaaatagaggtgtCGCCGCCGTGAAGGGTGTGGGCGAAAGGATAATTCGACGTggacgagtaatgaaaaagaggaaagttggattcagaaaaaaaaagagaaaacagccgaccaggcaactgaaaaaaaagacttgctataaagcagatatcttcaatatttagctaaGTCGTGAAGATGACTCATTATGGGCCGGATGTACAGGGGGGAGCAATCTCCACTCCCTtgagcaattatctgacggcTGAGAGTGAGAATTTCCCGCGGATGAATCGCCAGCATACCATCGAATCGTCAGTTGCTGCGAGGGGAAAGTTGGACGtattacccgttaatttagacgataatactaataatcatGTGGGGATTAACGACCCTTACATTGAATTCAGACTGCCTGGAATTCCAGgacaatttttggatctatcaacgctgtctctagaattgcgagttagcGTGGCGAAGGCAGATGGCTCGCCACTAGACGACGACGGTCACGTCGTCTTTAGTAGTGGcttgaataatacgatgtttaagtcttgcgcttgttattttaacgaacagAACAGCTTatggagtcatcctctttgttcaactatcatgccttcattaaaatgattacaacaatccctcaggataaaattgatTCTATCGGTTgcgtcgccttctaccaccgcgattgtgatggatcaaaaggcataatcaataaatttgatgaagactgTTTCACGGGTGGGAATGaagacgagaaacaaatgataaaagattgtaAAACACACGGCCTTTTGATGACTGAGCCTTTGTTTTCGGATATATTAAGACTTAGTCTGGACGCTTACCTACTTGACTCTGTCGatgtgagaattcgattagaaCTGGCTAAGAAAACATGGATTCTCAATTCACACCAGGACaccagcagtttcaaatttaagctcgagatggctaagttatggCTTGACCACGTCACGTCCCATCTGCCCACCTTAGAATTGTTAAATAACTCCTTGATTctaaatccaatgcaatacactttcAATAGGACACTCAATAAGATGTATGTGTTAAGCaccaatcaaacgtctttgatgctgaattacctttcgcgcaaatcatacctcaaaatttgaaCATGGCAATAATTGATATGGACACcttacaaggcgtaattgataagaatggtttataATTTCATCACGCTGATCTGTCACATGTACGTACATATCACTGTGAACGGGATGACCATTTATAACATTCATAGTTCTTTCCCTCATCACGCATGAAAATTATTTTACACGACTcttgagtcactaggattggacatgcataattccctaacatttgatgcttttaataaagatcggacagtatgtttctttaactttgtgacggaggaggtgcacaatgccatccctctggataaatcagggaatctaagaattaatctgcTAAGGGACATAATCACAACCGCATCATCatgtttttcgccgacactactgGCGTCATAGGAATTGATCATTATTgtcacgttcgctgcattgtctgcgcataagccgtcatgaatgcacgtgaaatacaagccagtctagcaggcatcttgggcgatcgagtttattttttaggctgtcatGACCGTCGTATAATAGAgctgataaatcttgccagaaaacatGCGAGCCATGCGTTTCCATCTTAAATGCACTGAGTGGGTCGAAGACCATGGGtcactggattactgtttatcttaattttcaaagtcagaccataggctattacgatagctataacttacatcccaaatacaattccgcggtcttacatcattttatgcaaacttgtccacatatgaaaattagcacattaaattatcgacttcagTGGTTGAACTCActcgtgtgtggcatttattgcatgttcttttgccttctactgagttggcatacattaaaacgtgcaatgtgcattattcacgccaccttcaaaaagcatgaatatctatataattacaaaaaaaaaaaaaaaaaaaaattactcataCGGCTTACATAATATTTCGTAAAATGTATGCTTACGTTTTGCCCAGCTGGCAGCCGAGCGAGATGTTATAACATCTGTAAagcggtaataaggtagatggggagggggggggagaaagggaTCAATATGGGCTAATTGCTGACGGATAAGCGTCACTTTGCCATCGCCTCTCAACCCAGTCAGACGGTGAGGactcatctccaagaatggaacaAGATGACAAGCATTTCATTTTGAGGACCGCGGGTAAGTACGCCATTGCCTTGTGCGTCATCAGGCAACTTTGCCATTGTAAATTACATCAACAttctttgccaatgaataagaagagggagaagaaaaaaaaaaaaacttttccactgttctcgttttttttttttctttttgtcagttACAGAACGTATCTCTTTCCACTTTGATATCTATTTGGGCGATTTTGGGAGAAAGTGAAGCTGCGGCGACCATGAGGATGTCGATGTGGAGGGAGTCAGagcctgcaaagaagaaattgatctttagcGATGACGATATGTCACCGCTGCCAGCGACCTCACCTCCTGATGGCCCATCAGGACAGGAGCTGCAGCAGTcacagcagcagccacagcTACAGCGGCAGCCGTATCCACCATCACAGCAGTCGTAGCCGCAATCTCCGGAGTCGCTGATCCTGCTGCCTGCTGAATCACAGCTGCAGCGGTCAGATGAGCCGCCTGTAGGCGATAATGAACaccaggaggtgaagaagaagtcgcaggaaaatagaaaaaaaaaaaaaaaatgccccctAACACACCAGAGGATGTCAGCACGCTAAAACTCACCAATGCCAAACCCGCCCCTTGTACGAAGGTGattcctagagttattaaaactacgcccgtcattgacagcgatgacgatgatcttttcgccttcaattcgcaagtgttttgaatgaatgagatgtatttgtcctaataaatcaatgagctgtatttgccttaataaaaataaaatgtcccaTCGCCTCTGCATAACttttctaataataatgataaggtgACCATCCATCATAAGTATTATGTCAGCGACCTCGCCCACACTGCGGGCGGTCAGTGAGTGAAGGTGACCGCTGCTCCTCCCGCCATCACAGACGCTTCGTCCAGGTAGACGGATCGCAGGTAACGGAACCGCGTGGGTAGTCATGATGACCTTGACCATTGGGTAGTGGCAGGGCATTGGAATATATTTATCCATCCTGAGATGGCCGGGCGGAGCCAGCGGCGGCGGTAAGATCCGCCCACGCTTCTTTGACCATCCTGGCTAGTGCATGGCGGCCGCGTGGTGGCCCATCCTATAGCCTTCAACTTCCCGATCCCGCCCAAAACAAAGGCCACATGGTCCCTGGTGACGTCGCCACCCACTTTCCTGATGCATTcagtcctccttccctttccttccacttgAGTGGTGGGAGACactggaatgtactgagatgtcggagggaacatgTAGTGGCAAGACTCAACCCACCGTTGCCACTCGCCGTGCGTGTGATGGGGACCCTGGCGGCAAACCATTTCTTGATGAGGACCCTGATGGCAAGCTGTCAGCGATCACCTTGCCTGGTGCGTTCAGGCTCCACATCCCTTACCATTCAATTACTTTCCACCCACCATTAtagattcatttagtcatttcatagtcgccgaaggataaggacgcacgccccgcCTCTCCCTGTAACATGGACCCTGGTGACGTTAATTTACGTGGTGACgttaatgaatgaaaggaaaaaggtaatcctttttcctttcattcatttgttttatcgATTATTGAGTGGCTTTTTACAGTCTCTGCATATGTTGGAGTTCAGGGGGATAAGAAGGTCGATAAGCTGGCTAAAGAAAGAGGCGGCAACTCGTGTTGCTCCTTCCACTCCTATTCCCTTTCATGACTTATTCTCCAGTATAAGGTTGGCAGTTCTTGCCAGTTGGCAGAGCAGATGGGAACTTTTAGTTGCCACCACTAAGATGGGTGAGACAACTTCTGTAACTTTCCGTTCATGGGCGTAGGTCCATGTGCAGGAGCGCCGCTCAGAGACTGCAATGGCCCATCTCCGGTTGGGTCACATAAGTCTCACTCATGGTTGCTTTCTGTCCCAGGAAATCCAATAattttgtgatgactgcttagttCCCCTTACAATGCAACACAGTGGAGTGTCCCAATCTGGTGGAGCTGCGGGAACGATATTTTTTCCGTTGTCGCAATAAGGATTGCACTTTCCAGATGTCTCTGATAATTGGAGAGAGGGCTTCTCCCCGGGACAGGAGGTCCTTATGTTTCTGGAGAAGGCTGGTCTTTCAAACAAATTATAGATTACCTTTCAACTTTAGCACACATACAATAAACATCcaggcacatacacacacccacacacatacatttggaaccctgtgtttacctgtctatGGCGCGCAGCACGGTGTCTGAGGCGCACGTGTTGCCGGGGTGCTTGTAATGGTGATGTAGAGATAATTCATGGCACTGGTGATCAATCAAGGCACGAACATTTTCCACATTCACTTTTTCGTTGTCCAGCCATAATTCCATTGTTGTTGCAGGTGTACGGGGAAGCAATGCCGCAGCGCTGGCCAACGTATTGTCTCTTATCCTTACTGTGACACGAGGAGGATTTTCTGTGACATGGTGAGCAATGCCCTGCAGGAAGCTTTCATTATAATCCGTGTCTTCCACTAGTGACAGCCATTCATTCCACTTTGCGCCAGTCTCTGACAGCATGTCTATTACTTCCTTTATGGTCTCGGGACATGTTGGTGCCTCTTGTATGCTTAAGAGACCCGCCACGTGCCAGAAAAGGTTACGCAGACTCCGAAGATCTAGAGGCTGTGTCTGTGGCTGAGCAGTGCCCTGAAGCAGGCTCCTAATAGCTCCTGGTCCTGGGAGGGATTCATCATGAAGGCACTGCATGATATGTCGAGCTGCAAAGTACTCCAGTAGTCCTTTGTGTGGTGTATAGTACTTTCTTTTGACTATTCTGTTGATGATGGACAACCGCAGAGTGAAGAAGGCTCCCAGGACTTGGTGGCTTGGCAGATCCTCTCTCTTGCAGTAATCCGCCAGCCACTTGGTGTCCTCATCTGAGAGGCTCAGTCTGTCCTGTAGGAGGCCTTGTAGCGCCAGTTGGTACACCTCTTTCAGCACTCTTTTTATCCTCGTCCTGAGGGTCTCCTCTAGTTCGTTCTTTCCCCATGTGGGGTGCACGGATATTCTGTGGTGCAGCTTTTCTGTGCACCACTCGTGGATGTGGGTGTACAAACTAGACTGCGTAATTTTTGTTGTGATACAATCTGGATTGTCTTCAAATAATGTTACCAGGAATAATAGGTTGAGGGGAAGCTCAAACAAGGTCATATTGCCTTGCTTTTTCATGAACTTTCTCAACCTATCCTGATTTGTGGAGGTGGAGTATTGGAGTACAAACTCCATCCTCCTAGAGACAGGAATCCCTTCAATAGTTATCTGGGATTGCTTATAGTCCTGTCGCGTGCGGGCCAAGAACTGGTCCACTCGCTCTGGTCGTGAGGcagcaagaatgaagaaatttcTGTTATATTTGGTTGTATTCAGAATATTATTGATGAGTTTTTCGGTGGTGCTATTCAGCTCGTCGAGACCATCGATGAGGAACAGCACTTTACAGTGCTTTAAATAGTTAACGAGAGGCTCATTAAACACTGACAGACTAGACGGGAGGACCAGGCCCAGGAATGTCTCCAGATCTTCGGCATCTGTGTCCCGGCACAGTATTCTGAGTACAATGTCGTACTCCTCTAGGTGTTTGATGCGGCGGTCACACTCTTCTTTGAGCCATTCCGACAACATGAAAGTGAGCAGGGTGGTCTTCCCACTCCCAGCAATGCCGCTCACTATAGCAAGGCGTGGCCTTTGGTCCTGGACAGGCTGCGAGGGCTGTGGGCCCTGAGGCTCTGTTGTTAGAACTTTTAACAGATCCAAGCAGTCAATATCAAGATTCTTTGGTTGTTCTTTAAGGATAAGTTTTGAAAATATGGGCTGGATGTGGACCCGTTCTTCTTGGGATCCactgaggaatgaaagagggtCAAAATATTCAAACTGTTTGTAAATTTTTCTCAgatgactcactgactcatcCTTAAAGAAACAGAGGCGTTTATTAAAATCCATCTGTAAGATGACTTTTCCAGTAAAAGCCTGCAATATATCTTCCATCTGCCTTGTTATGTTGTCTCTGATGTTTGTAGTCTCAGGGTCAGAGACTCCGTACTTGTCCTTGACAGCCTGAAGGGATCTGTTGAAGAGGATCTTGAGGTCACTGATTTTTTCCATGAAATGTTGTTCGTCTGTCATCTGCGGCCTCTCGTGCACACATTCATTtctctctgcttttattttCGTGACAAGGCCCTCCATCACATTATCATCTTGCCAGCGTGTATCATTGAGTTCTGCAACATTTTCACAGGCCAGTCTTATGCACTTATGAAGCAGAATTATATCAAAGCTCTGGCACAAGGGGTCATTAGCCATCTgatttttctcagtgcgggtaAACGCCCTCCTCTTCTGCTCACCATTAAGCGTGAGGTAGTTGGCCGTCGAGGTGTATGGGAGGTTGATCAGGTAGTCCAAGAGAGTAACAGAGGCGGTCTTCTTTGTGCCGTAATTCAGAACGTGAGAGAGCACGGCTGCTCCCGGACCCTCCAAGATGCACAGCAGCTTGAGACGCGAATAATCTACTGtcgcggcggcggtggcggcggccaTGGCAGTGCTTCCTCACCAGGGCTCCTCACACTCACTGCCCTGTAATGGAGTGGAGTTGTATCGTGAAGCAAACAactgtatatacacacacacacacacacacacacacacacacacacacacacacacacacacacacacacacacacacactattatatatatatatatatatatatatatatatatatatatatatatatatatatatatatatatatatatatatatatatatatatatatatatatatatatatgatgacgGGATGGGACAGTGCATGGACCAAGTGAGGAAGGTCAGATGGGTGGAGCCTCAAGGTTTAGTTTTTGAGAGCGATGAACCAATCATAGGAAAACAAAAGCCTTCACCTGGTGGGGAGGTGATTATATAGCCCAGGAGTAGCCCAGGAGTTTACTGCAGCTCAGGCCCGGTAAATGCAATTAGGTACGCAcacatacattatatatatatatatatatatatatatatatatatatatatatatatatatatatatatatatatatatatatatatatatatatatatatatatgagttaaGCAGGGATACACCAaacttcctcctttattcattaCAACGTTTCACCCTCACAGAAGGGATCATCAggcaaaaaaaagtataaagattttttttttttatcacacacacacaaacagtaagCAAAAGGGGACGGGCAGGAAAGcattgacaaaaaaataatgtgatatGGTAACCTGTCGGCTgcagcttatatatatatatatatatatatatatatatatatatatatatatatatatatatatatatatatatatatatatatatatatataaatgtgtgtgtgtgtgtgtgtgtgtgtggtaaggatTGACAAAAGCTAGTTTCAAGTGACCAAGTGCGGACACAGCTCTATTTTCACTGCCAGACGCTTGGCTCATTTAATCCCAGCCAAGGCAAAGCACAGACCTTGGTAACGTTCCCAAGCAAGAACCTTACCACCTTGGTAATAGGCACTACCAACACCTCAATCCGGTTTTACAGTCGTTGTTTTAGTGGTTACGGTAATCCAGAACCTGGTAACGATCGTAACAAAACCTGAAGCGACAGGAAGCAGCGCATCCTACTAGCGTCACGTGAGCGTACTGCGCACCGGTTGGGCGCGTGGTAAGAACCCAGTGAGCGTGGCGGGAACCCAGTGAGCATGGGGAACCTAGTGAACGTGGCGGGAGCGTGATCACCCGCGTTATGCGCGTAGTTAAACCAGATTTGATCTAGTGATATCGTAGTGTCAAAGGAGGTACGCAGTAAAGGCTTGGTAGATACGTAGCAGTGGAGAGATTTCGCATTTCCACCACGTCTCCACTACGTCCTCAAAATTTTCTGAACGTGTTGAGAACCTGCTGGGCGTAGTAAGGACTGCCTCTGGTGTGATGGGACCTTAAAGAGAATTTGCGCCGCCATCCAAATTCTTAAATTTTATATTACTACTGTAGCCtataaaatattgttgtaatgTTAAATAATTGTATATACAatttaggaaataaaacaaatacaagaGTATAAGATGCTTGGGGTGGTAGGTGAAGGAGGAACGGCAACACATATCCATTCCTTTATTTGATAGCGCAGCAACTCAACAGCGTCCCGCGGTCACTCCTGCCTTGGGCGACGCTCACACTTGGGAAAAAGTATCGTACATATTACATCTCCAACATCTCCCCCTTAAGATAAATGTGTACCTACTAACACATTGATCTGACATGTGGAATGGGTGATGGACATATATCAAGGGAACTAAAGGCAGCTGCTCAAGGacaaacaaaaactgaaaaataaaacactaaattgCAGACGTGTGAtcactgaatgtgtgtgtgtgctctgtgtatgtacgtgtgagtgcactgtgtgtatatgtatgtgtgtgtgtgtgtgtgtgtttagacaAAGTCGGTCAGCCACCTCGGGGGCTTAGCTTGTCTCCTGGGGCATGGTGGCTGTGgggtacttttatttttaccttaattagagaaagaaggtgaatgaagaagagtttagacagaggaaggtgtatagttagaaatggaaagactgtagagagaaaagactgtgggcagaccacattgctattttttatataggaggttTTCTGATCGTGTGTTGGCTGTGGGGTTGTAGGTTTTCGCGAGGGTGAGGAGTGGGGGTGAGGAGGGTTTGTCCTGGCCCGCGCCTCCGCGCGTTGCCACTGGTGGCGTGGGGGCGAGGGCGGGTCTCCGGTGCTTCCGGTTCCTGAGACTGATACGGCCACTACCATCGAACCTGACGGCGTATTGCCTGTGCGCTAACCCCTCCACCACTAGGCCGGTCCGATCCCCACGCCTTCGAAGTTTGGTTTTGCACCCGCACACAAGTGCCAGGGAGGAGAGGCGAGAGTCGTCTGGGTATACTGTTGACCATCAGCGTgttgccttcctctcccattcgtATTTCTCTTTCACGGAGCGTTTTACCCCAGTGCCTGTCCACCTTGAGGTGCCAGCGTGCCGTGGGCACCCCGTCGCGTAGCTGCCTCCCCGCGGCGAGTTGGACGGGCCACTTATTTATTCCCCCTTAACGGAGTGTTCAGGTACCGAAGAAGTGCCAGGGCAGTTTTACCGGTGTCCAATGTTCCTCCACCGCCGGTGTTTGCCTAAATGATCCTCTTGGCAGTCTTGACCGCCGCATCTGCTCACTCGTTGCATTGTGGGTATTGTGCTGACGAGACGCTCGTCGTGACGCCCCAGTTACCTAAGAACTCGGTCATGTCCTCACTTGCTAGGTTCGTGCCTCCGTCGGTGGAGAGTTGCCCCACCGAGCGAAGTAGCGCCTCAATTGAGTTTTGATCCTGTGTAATGTGGCGTCGCATGGGAAGTGGGCAAGCTCAAGCCACCCTGTGAGTCTGTCGGCGTAAGCCATTTGGATCTGTCCCTCGTGCTGGAACATATCTGCCACTGAGCATTGGAAGGGGTATTCTGGAGGTTACGTGATAATGAGCGTTTCAGAGGGCTGCAAAGGGGTGTGTCTCGCAGGGCGTGCATGGTGCTCTGTAATATTGCAAATCACCTTCCAACCCAGGCCAGTACACACACTGCCTCGCTCTCCATAGCATGGAGTCCAGCCCTTGGTGACCCGCGTGCAGGTTTGCCGCTACCTGGGGGCGGAGAGGCTCGGGAATCATGAAGCGCACACATCCCTGATCGAAAGCGTACGTTACGAGGTCCTGATTGACCGCTAGCCTATCTCTCTCACACCAAAGAAGGGGCGTAAACAGGCCTGTGACTTGTGTTGGTGCCAGTCTCCGGCTGATACTTTGGCAAGCAACAGCTGGTACACGGGGTCGTTGGCGGCGAACTGTTTCACGATCGACTCGTCTAGGATGTGTCCTTCATGTCCGACTGCAGCAATCACGGCGGCCGCAAATGCCTGGTCGAGGTCCTCCTCCAGGTCAGCGTTGGTATTCGCCTGGGGACTTCTGAGCGCTAGATATCGCGATAGGAAGTCTGCTACGGGGTTTCTCTTTCCATGCAGGTACTTCACCTGGAAATGGTACTGCAGGGTCCGCTCCTTCAAACGGAAGAGCCGCGGGTTGATTACCTCTGTAAAAGAGCTCTGTCCCCTAAAAGTTTCGTGAGCGGGCGATGgtcggtgatgatggtgaggttTGGAGACCCTAGCAGGAACAGCCTGGCTTTTTGGAGACACCACACTACAGCCAACATTTCTCCTTCCACAGCAGCGTAGCCGGCCTCGGTGGCGGTGAGGTGGCGGCTGCCGCACAAAGCCAAGCGCCACCCCGACTTGCAGCAGAAAGGGGCGGCAGcggaagaacagtgacagaaCTGCTGCAGTATGACGAATCCGATGCCCTCCTTGCTCCAATCTGTGATGGCTGCTGTGGGCCGTGTGTTGTTGTAGTATGCAAGGCCTCCCCGGGCGAGTTGGCATCTGGTGTCCTGAGCTTGATGAAACTTCTTCAGTTGTTCGTCCCAGTACACAGTTTTCCCAATGGGTTTTTCTCAGGAGCTCCCTGAAGTCATTCATAATCGGTGCTGTGGCGAGGAATGGCGCACGCTGATTTACAAACCTGTACCACGACCTTATGTCTGAAATGGAGGGCTTTTCAGGCATCTTGAAGCTCTTAACCGTCGCGAGGCGCTCGTCTGTAGGCTTGTATTCGTCCCACTCGAGACAGAAACCCACAAAGTTGACTTCCCTCTGCGCGAACTGGAACTTTTCTGGTTTTAGGGTGATGTCTTTCGATGCGCACGTCGCTAGGAAATCGTAGGTATGCCAGAAGGCCTCCTCAATGCTGTTGTCGTAGAGTAAGGTGTCATCCACGCACATAAAATACATCAttaacaaaagacacaagaaactacTACAAAAGAGTGACAACTCCGCCTGAGTGCCACATCTGAGAGACTCCGCAGGGTAAGGCAAGCCATCAAACACACAACCCATCAACTCATCACTCCAACTTCACCCTTGGCAACACTCTCCACAAAGTCAGGTGCTTTCTATGGTGGCTCTGCGCTTCTGCAGTCAGCCCTAGCACACTAACTCAAAGATGAGTCCAACTCTGGCTCTTCCAAACCCTGGAAGCAGGATAGGGCTCTGGGCACTCTGACACACTGTGATCTCAAAACAAACACTGCGCTCCTTTTATGGTGGCTCTGCCTCATTGCAGTCGACCCCTGGAGTCACAGATTTCGCGGGCACCCGATGCCGCGATGCTAGCTTCACCTTAGGACGAATAACAACAGGACTAACTGAGTCAGCACTCTCAGCAGTCTCCACATCTGGGACGGTGTCAGCGGATGGGAGAAGCACCCAAACTCTTCCACCTGCCAGGTCATTTCCTAGAAGGAAATCGACCCCAGACACTGGCAAGTCTCCTGCTAGTGCCACCCGCGCCTCCACGGTCACTAGCGGGCATGACAGCCTAATCTCCATCGTGGCAAAGCTCTCTGCGGCGCTAATTCCTCGCCACCACATAGGCTGCCGCTGCCCAGTCATATTCCTGCACAGCGACTGCTGTGCCGCTGTGTCCCTCAAAACTGTAACAGGCTAGATAATCCCATCAATCTCAACAGTGCCATGACACAAAAATGGATGGCACCAGACAAAACATCACCAGCCCCACCAGACGCACCACCAATCCATCGTGGCACAGGCCGTTGCGCCAACACGAGGTAATCTGTCCATGTAGCTGCCTCCTTCAAGGTTTTATACCTTTTCTCGCGGAGCAACGGTACTAACTCCTTCTTGACTTCATTAATAAAGTGCCCCATTACCATGAGTTCCTTTAACTCAGGGGTAGGAGGTGACCTGCTAGCAATCAACttcaaaaatatctcctcaaGATAGCGAGCACATTCTAAATAGGAGTCACTgggcctcttcttccctccgcgGAATAGCAGCCTGTATGCCTCTGGCTGGAGTTCATAAGCTCTCAGAATGTCAGCCTTAAACTTCTCATAATCCTCCAAGTTCTCAAATGACATTCTGTCATAAACTTCCAGTGCCTTGCCCTTCAACATATTGGCAACAAGACCAACCCATCTCTCCAGAAGCCATTCACATTCTGAGGCTTTCTTCTGAAATCTCCTAAATCACTCCATCACCTTTTCATTAAATTCAGAGATCAACTTCAAACTTTTCACCATCTACTTTCCTACAGGATCCTCTgtaactccttctcctctcctcaagccatgaggtgaattaactTCAATTTGAGTTTTCTCCAAATTAAATATCCTATTcttctcagcctcctccctctcatacatcttcgcctcctccgcctcaagtaatcttatttccttcttcttttcaacCTCAAGCCTCTTAGCTTCCCTCTCGGCTTCAAGCCTCTTAGTTTCCCTCTTGCCTTCAAGCCTCTTAGTTTCTCTATTCTCCTCAGTCTTCATTATCCTATCCTCAGCTTCTGCTTCCAGCTCCATTTTCCTCATCTCCAATTTGAATTTCAATTCCTCAGACATGCCTTCTGTCTGGGAGACATCACCAACGCTACAGGCAAGGCTAACATGTCCGTGGACGCTATGGGTGAAACTAAGTGTTCTCACATCGAAATGGGCCAAATCTACGAGTACACTGTTGCTCCTAGCAGAGGCAGGGGACTCAAGTTGTGAGTGATCCTTGCTACTAGCCTTGTCCTCACGGTTTACTCTAAATGTGAGCACATACTCTTACTAACGTGGCGATGAGGCTCCCAGCTATCCTGGCAAGGTCGCCCATTTCTGTTAGTACTACAATTCAAGCCCCTTC
This window of the Scylla paramamosain isolate STU-SP2022 chromosome 49, ASM3559412v1, whole genome shotgun sequence genome carries:
- the LOC135095504 gene encoding uncharacterized protein LOC135095504 isoform X3; amino-acid sequence: MAAATAAATVDYSRLKLLCILEGPGAAVLSHVLNYGTKKTASVTLLDYLINLPYTSTANYLTLNGEQKRRAFTRTEKNQMANDPLCQSFDIILLHKCIRLACENVAELNDTRWQDDNVMEGLVTKIKAERNECVHERPQMTDEQHFMEKISDLKILFNRSLQAVKDKYGVSDPETTNIRDNITRQMEDILQAFTGKVILQMDFNKRLCFFKDESVSHLRKIYKQFEYFDPLSFLSGSQEERVHIQPIFSKLILKEQPKNLDIDCLDLLKVLTTEPQGPQPSQPVQDQRPRLAIVSGIAGSGKTTLLTFMLSEWLKEECDRRIKHLEEYDIVLRILCRDTDAEDLETFLGLVLPSSLSVFNEPLVNYLKHCKVLFLIDGLDELNSTTEKLINNILNTTKYNRNFFILAASRPERVDQFLARTRQDYKQSQITIEGIPVSRRMEFVLQYSTSTNQDRLRKFMKKQGNMTLFELPLNLLFLVTLFEDNPDCITTKITQSSLYTHIHEWCTEKLHHRISVHPTWGKNELEETLRTRIKRVLKEVYQLALQGLLQDRLSLSDEDTKWLADYCKREDLPSHQVLGAFFTLRLSIINRIVKRKYYTPHKGLLEYFAARHIMQCLHDESLPGPGAIRSLLQGTAQPQTQPLDLRSLRNLFWHVAGLLSIQEAPTCPETIKEVIDMLSETGAKWNEWLSLVEDTDYNESFLQGIAHHVTENPPRVTVRIRDNTLASAAALLPRTPATTMELWLDNEKVNVENVRALIDHQCHELSLHHHYKHPGNTCASDTVLRAIDRSRLKEFTGHLSADCVALLPEPLKQLHLAVSSDEHAGSLLAALTQAASSLPNLQRLHIHVPVAMVTPAAVPSPLPDIRDVHLVLSSVEKSLMKEACQVAVALQPRSGYVGIAFPRGRMEAAEWRDLLHLLAAAQVRVVRRGGVEIPEETITVEEERELRNLADTLWGCWVWSFGM